One window of Vitis riparia cultivar Riparia Gloire de Montpellier isolate 1030 chromosome 5, EGFV_Vit.rip_1.0, whole genome shotgun sequence genomic DNA carries:
- the LOC117914375 gene encoding uncharacterized protein LOC117914375 isoform X5, whose translation MEENELEEGGAFYYEEEDNASIDPEIALSYIGEKLQDVLGHFQKDFEGGVSAENLGAKFGGYGSFLPTYQRSSSIWSHPKTPQRVQNYNKAISPNTLLMEGCPQIAKAPSNAHPSVKLGTTSCDAPSLHMTRVSSGNISVKQDSFLPSAPVMEMSPSKHGTSNKLVNPTGRRVPKVRIKVGSVSAEKKNAEIYSGLGLDNSPSSSLGNSPDESGGMPLESQEQESPTSILQIMTSFAVPEGVLLSPLHDSFICLIRKKKFPRNSKPVPALEGSQEQPALSPDEAATLLVDEQVLKEKKTRLVRKSERRAEVKHGSGMDFKNDMAFPLKEEVENQFPEGKEHFSNDLKFTSLSNTLHDVGDSGKGTGRATEIFGEPNKDGLKERVFFSDLDKEEPLEPITGQDSGTSVQRNVKSGSLENTWECGVACSNKNVSADPREDVRYKGNKLPGQFRADSDMFTGKEDTDVGEMDPSQWKVGQKAVSHDHGRITMSCKKEKQLWEGKKKLKGAQINGEPAPHLAEEGLRIGFCSAPKDKHNLKSQKDTGEVEDNPRELLTDRKSEQMADRIDPLKRPGERAKVSDFKDVEKGGSAFFKSKGRSSGKRVENQYASEASLQVALNPPFTENRSTTKMVPAAVAPVVIEENWVCCDSCQKWRLLPFGKKPEHLPEKWLCSMLSWLPGLNHCDISEEETTKALNALYQLSIPESQTSMHNHVNGIASGVTLDDVRHPGQNHQNPSSHDMPNEGKKKYGCKKMSNAGNNSGQIPNSAKNHRQEPLKSRSLIDRHKLDVEKHIHKQKEKNMKKGDLEQTKTKSKREADNYGGEASKKAKTEDACYSGKNCNFKHGRDLGKVCLISDTTLPAKATGKEVIKSNEICYSVDSNCDKKDKMLLSVKKLEGQAQVSLHGGSLAMKTSDKRDIALEERKLNEWEDIENQTDVCQITKDHIQENKVFVKENSEMEFRKEKKTKLSIEGVESNTSKGDDRSRKGVMTRILLSGTKDDEVDNIEEVRIIEKNQQHKMCEEKIASQQTLDSIDSMKKDLGTGKVSMEATSSSSKVSGSRKTRANFQEVKGSPAESVSSSPLRASKLDNLTSDKGGILRKDDATDGGLSMVGNLGRCLNGVGNRSCNQSGAPIKEKVSSVFPPKSLELHALDNRDGDAKPKFSAKAKPSELGNSHLVKGDAITSEQHHEYGNDLHAVEHCDNENHFCDSALFPQKSSRGSSMRSKENNRRSRSDFDSDKMKVCDPLNEQEDLHASKSLRCKLENDTQHLAPRPETVSDVKHSFPGRGCIKYNDDEKNHVNKGNSLGKWSGDIKKENQLKFREYEGSNLKLGDSCSLYKSGTPQKFLNKSFAKKTDLKELESRGETLQLFPYREGERETLARDFQSVPGSQKERVFDLCSVGASASADVSKVLKEPGNAGIKNGTRQSLGHLLPNEHRVRDLSISSPMRKDSFGPSATNALKEAKDLRDYADRLKGSGFGFESYETYFQAAVKFLHGASLLETCNSDGGKNGVMTQIQAYSTAAKLYAVPMNMRDGKKWQLLL comes from the exons ATGGAAGAGAATGAGCTCGAGGAAGGCGGGGCTTTCTACTACGAGGAGGAAGACAACGCAAGCATTGACCCTGAAATCGCTCTCTCTTACATT GGTGAGAAGCTTCAAGATGTTTTGGGACATTTTCAAAAGGATTTTGAAGGTGGGGTTTCTGCAGAGAATTTGG GGGCAAAGTTTGGTGGCTATGGTTCATTTCTACCAACTTATCAGCGTTCTTCTTCTATCTGGTCTCATCCAAAGACTCCACAGAGAGTCCAGAACTACAATAAGGCAATATCTCCTAACACTTTACTGATGGAG GGTTGCCCTCAGATTGCTAAAGCACCCTCAAATGCTCACCCATCTGTGAAGCTTGGAACTACTTCCTGCGATGCCCCTTCATTGCATATGACAAGAGTCTCATCTGGGAATATTTCAGTCAAACAAGATTCGTTCTTGCCTTCTGCTCCAGTCATGGAGATGTCACCCTCAAAACATGGAACTTCAAATAAATTAGTTAATCCCACTGGCCGGAGAGTGCCAAAGGTTAGAATCAAAGTGGGTTCCGTTAGTgctgagaaaaaaaatgctgaAATCTATAGTGGACTTGGGCTTGATAATTCTCCATCTTCATCACTGGGGAATAGCCCTGATGAAAGTGGAGGGATGCCACTTGAATCTCAAGAACAGGAATCTCCCACCAGCATTCTTCAG ATTATGACTTCGTTCGCTGTTCCTGAGGGTGTACTGTTATCACCTCTTCATGACAGCTTCATTTGCttgataagaaagaaaaaatttccaAGAAACAGTAAACCTGTGCCTGCTCTTGAAGGCAGTCAAGAACAACCTGCTTTATCACCAGATGAGGCAGCTACATTGCTGGTTGATGAGCAGGTtctaaaagagaagaaaacaaggcTAGTCAGGAAAAGTGAACGGCGAGCAGAAGTGAAGCATGGGAGTGGTATGGATTTTAAGAATGACATGGCATTTCCTTTGAAGGAAGAAGTAGAAAATCAGTTCCCAGAAGGCAAGGAGCATTTCTCCAATGACTTGAAATTCACATCTCTTTCCAACACACTACATGATGTTGGGGATTCTGGCAAAGGTACTGGCAGGGCAACTGAAATTTTCGGGGAGCCCAATAAAGATGGGTTGAAAGAAAGAGTATTCTTTTCTGACTTGGATAAGGAAGAGCCTTTGGAGCCAATAACTGGTCAAGACAGTGGCACAAGCGTGCAACGAAATGTCAAGAGTGGTTCTCTGGAAAATACTTGGGAATGCGGGGTGGCATGTTCCAATAAGAATGTTTCTGCTGATCCTAGAGAAGATGTCAGGTACAAAGGTAACAAGCTTCCTGGTCAATTTAGAGCTGACTCAGATATGTTTACGGGTAAGGAAGATACTGATGTTGGAGAAATGGATCCTTCACAATGGAAGGTTGGCCAAAAAGCTGTATCACATGATCACGGTAGAATTACAATGTCCTGCAAGAAGGAAAAACAGTTGTGGGAGGGCAAAAAGAAGTTAAAGGGAGCCCAAATTAATGGTGAGCCTGCTCCCCATTTAGCAGAGGAAGGCTTGAGGATTGGATTTTGTTCAGCACCAAAAGATAAGCATAATTTGAAGTCCCAAAAAGATACTGGAGAGGTCGAGGATAATCCTAGAGAATTATTGACAGACAGAAAATCAGAACAGATGGCTGACCGAATAGATCCACTAAAGAGACCTGGTGAGAGGGCAAAGGTTTCTGATTTTAAGGATGTTGAGAAAGGAGGGAGTGCATTCTTTAAGTCAAAGGGAAGATCAAGCGGAAAAAGAGTTGAAAACCAGTATGCATCTGAGGCATCTTTACAAGTGGCCCTGAATCCACCTTTTACAGAAAACAGATCCACCACAAAGATGGTGCCAGCAGCAGTGGCTCCTGTAGTCATAGAAGAAAATTGGGTGTGCTGCGACAGTTGCCAGAAGTGGCGGCTTCTACCATTTGGTAAAAAGCCTGAACACCTCCCTGAGAAGTGGCTGTGTAGCATGCTAAGCTGGCT GCCTGGGTTGAACCACTGTGATATCAGTGAGGAGGAAACAACAAAGGCTCTTAATGCATTGTACCAACTTTCTATTCCTGAGAGCCAAACTAGCATGCACAATCATGTCAATGGAATTGCATCTGGAGTAACTTTGGATGATGTACGACATCCTGGCCAGAACCATCAAAATCCCAGTTCTCATGACATGCCTaatgaaggaaagaagaaatatgGATGCAAAAAAATGTCGAATGCAGGTAACAATAGTGGTCAGATTCCAAATTCTGCAAAGAACCATAGGCAGGAACCTTTGAAAAGCAGAAGCTTAATTGACAGGCACAAATTAGATGTTGAAAAACACATACATAAGCAAAAGGAGAAGAATATGAAAAAGG GTGATCTGGAGCAAACGAAGACAAAAAGTAAAAGGGAAGCTGATAATTATGGGGGTGAAGCTTCTAAGAAAGCTAAAACAGAAGATGCTTGTTATAGCGGTAAAAATTGCAATTTCAAACATGGCAGGGACCTTGGAAAGGTTTGCCTCATTTCTGACACCACTTTGCCAGCTAAGGCAACTGGGAAGGAAGTGATCAAATCCAATGAAATCTGTTATTCAGTGGATTCAAATTGTGATAAAAAGGACAAGATGCTACTTTCTGTAAAGAAACTGGAAGGCCAAGCTCAGGTCTCTCTGCATGGTGGGTCATTGGCTATGAAAACAAGTGATAAAAGGGATATTGCTCTGGAGGAGAGGAAATTGAACGAGTGGGAGGACATTGAGAACCAGACAGATGTATGTCAAATTACCAAGGATCATATCCAGGAAAACAAGGTTTTTGTGAAGGAGAATAGTGAGATGGAATtcagaaaggaaaagaaaaccaaGCTGTCTATTGAGGGGGTGGAGTCCAATACAAGTAAGGGTGATGATAGATCAAGAAAAGGTGTGATGACCAGAATCCTCTTGTCAGGTACTAAAGATGATGAAGTTGACAATATAGAAGAGGTGAGAATTATTGAGAAAAACCAGCAACACAAAATGTGTGAAGAAAAGATCGCATCTCAACAAACGTTGGACAGTATTGACTCAATGAAAAAGGATTTGGGAACTGGGAAAGTTTCAATGGAAGCCACTTCAAGCTCTTCAAAGGTTTCAGGTTCTCGTAAAACTAGAGCCAACTTCCAAGAAGTGAAAGGCTCACCAGCAGAATCAGTCTCTTCATCTCCTCTGAGGGCCTCTAAATTAGACAACCTTACATCAGATAAAGGAGGCATTTTAAGAAAAGATGATGCCACAGATGGTGGTCTTTCCATGGTGGGTAACCTGGGAAGATGTTTGAATGGGGTAGGCAACAGAAGTTGCAATCAGTCTGGAGCACCAATAAAGGAGAAAGTATCCTCTGTCTTCCCTCCTAAATCCCTTGAACTTCATGCTCTTGATAACCGGGATGGAGATGCTAAACCCAAGTTCAGTGCCAAGGCTAAACCTTCTGAACTTGGGAACAGCCATTTGGTGAAGGGTGATGCTATTACCTCAGAACAACACCATGAGTATGGCAATGATCTGCATGCTGTGGAACATTGTGACAATGAAAATCATTTCTGTGATAGTGCATTATTTCCACAGAAATCTAGTAGAGGTTCCTCTATGCGGTCGAAGGAGAATAACAGAAGGTCCAGATCTGATTTTGATAGTGATAAGATGAAGGTCTGTGATCCGCTGAATGAGCAGGAAGATTTGCATGCAAGCAAGAGCCTGAGGTGTAAGTTAGAAAATGATACCCAACATCTTGCACCCCGCCCTGAAACAGTTAGTGATGTAAAGCACAGTTTTCCTGGTCGAGGTTGTATTAAGTATAATGATGATGAGAAGAATCATGTTAACAAGGGGAATTCTTTAGGGAAATGGTCAGGTGacatcaaaaaagaaaatcagTTAAAATTTAGAGAATATGAGGGTTCAAATCTGAAATTGGGTGATTCATGTAGCCTTTATAAGAGTGGTACTCCTCAAAAATTTTTGAATAAGAGTTTTGCAAAGAAAACTGATCTGAAAGAATTAGAGTCAAGAGGTGAGACACTACAATTGTTCCCTTATCGTGAAGGTGAACGTGAAACTCTGGCTCGGGATTTCCAATCAGTACCAGGATCCCAGAAAGAAAGGGTCTTTGATTTATGTTCAGTTGGTGCCTCTGCCTCTGCTGATGTGTCAAAAGTATTAAAGGAGCCTGGAAATGCTGGTATCAAGAATGGAACTCGACAGAGCTTGGGTCATCTCCTGCCTAATGAACACAGGGTTAGGGATCTAAGCATCTCTAGTCCCATGAGAAAGGATTCTTTTGGTCCTAGTGCCACTAATGCCCTGAAAGAAGCCAAAGATCTCAGAGACTATGCTGATCGtcttaag GGCTCTGGTTTTGGTTTTGAAAGTTATGAGACATACTTCCAAGCTGCTGTAAAGTTTCTTCATGGTGCTTCACTTCTAGAAACTTGCAATAGTGATGGTGGGAAAAATGGGGTGATGACTCAAATTCAGGCATATAGTACTGCAGCTAAACTTT